A part of Roseimicrobium gellanilyticum genomic DNA contains:
- a CDS encoding neutral/alkaline non-lysosomal ceramidase N-terminal domain-containing protein, with protein sequence MIVRRTFLPLLAAASVSWAAFSSEAQAGEFRVGAAQVDITPKEGAPLAGYYQFRAAKGALDPIYSRAVVVEQDGELAAFVVLDLISTTRAMVDSSRKLIAEQHGIPSERVMISATHTHTGPQLIRGSMMDDLTKVNTPPGQEYNGGLPALVSQSVGEAKTKLAAAKASATVGKAEGISFNRRAIGKDGSLIWQPGKLDPRVLKPAGPIDPDLGLLVFEAKESRPAPLAAYVNFAMHPTSIGGGTRISADYPGALCRILSERRGKEMITIFANGCCGNINHNNYMTDTPRQSGVAEANRLGSVLADVAEKSWPDLKALTLRAPRSKSVRVVLPRRSFTEEQIAKARDVVARMATEKLGTVPMAEAFCTLDTVNLKDKPLEAEVQVITFSDELAIVSLPGEIFVELGLAIKAASPYKHTFIAELANGSIGYIPNREAYPQGNYEVVSARCEVGSGEKLVETALSLLKELHGGGS encoded by the coding sequence ATGATTGTTCGACGCACCTTTCTTCCACTTCTCGCTGCGGCATCGGTGTCATGGGCGGCATTTTCGTCAGAAGCACAGGCCGGTGAATTCCGCGTCGGCGCAGCACAGGTCGACATCACACCGAAGGAAGGCGCGCCCCTGGCAGGATATTATCAGTTCCGTGCTGCCAAGGGAGCACTGGATCCCATCTATTCCAGGGCGGTGGTGGTCGAGCAGGATGGAGAGTTGGCGGCATTCGTGGTGCTGGACTTGATCAGCACCACGCGGGCGATGGTCGATTCTTCGCGAAAACTGATCGCGGAGCAGCACGGGATACCCAGTGAGCGTGTGATGATTTCCGCCACGCACACCCATACAGGGCCCCAGCTCATCCGTGGCTCCATGATGGATGACCTCACCAAGGTGAACACCCCTCCGGGACAAGAGTACAACGGCGGCCTGCCGGCCCTTGTGTCCCAGTCGGTGGGCGAGGCCAAGACAAAACTGGCTGCCGCCAAGGCCTCGGCGACGGTGGGAAAAGCTGAGGGCATCAGCTTCAACCGCCGTGCTATCGGGAAGGATGGCAGTCTGATTTGGCAGCCGGGGAAGCTGGATCCCCGGGTGCTGAAGCCTGCCGGTCCCATCGACCCGGATCTGGGTTTGCTTGTCTTCGAGGCCAAGGAATCACGCCCTGCTCCCCTGGCCGCGTATGTGAATTTTGCCATGCATCCGACTTCGATCGGAGGTGGCACGCGCATTTCCGCGGACTATCCCGGTGCGCTCTGCCGCATTCTCAGTGAGCGGAGGGGGAAGGAGATGATCACCATCTTCGCCAATGGATGCTGTGGGAATATCAATCACAACAACTACATGACGGACACGCCAAGGCAGTCCGGCGTGGCTGAGGCGAACCGTCTTGGAAGTGTGCTCGCGGATGTGGCAGAGAAGTCCTGGCCTGACTTGAAAGCACTGACGCTACGTGCGCCACGCTCCAAGTCTGTGAGGGTCGTTCTTCCGCGACGTTCTTTTACGGAGGAGCAGATTGCGAAGGCAAGGGATGTGGTCGCGAGGATGGCCACGGAAAAGCTCGGCACTGTACCCATGGCGGAGGCTTTTTGTACGCTGGATACCGTGAACCTGAAGGACAAGCCTCTCGAAGCGGAGGTGCAGGTGATCACGTTCAGCGATGAGCTCGCCATCGTGTCTTTGCCCGGGGAGATTTTTGTCGAGTTGGGGCTGGCCATCAAGGCGGCGTCTCCCTACAAGCACACCTTCATCGCGGAGCTGGCGAATGGCAGCATCGGCTACATCCCGAACCGTGAAGCCTATCCGCAAGGAAACTACGAAGTCGTGAGCGCTCGCTGTGAAGTCGGCTCTGGGGAGAAGCTGGTGGAGACGGCCCTGAGCCTGCTGAAAGAACTGCATGGTGGTGGGTCCTGA
- a CDS encoding malate dehydrogenase, with translation MKSPITVAVTGAAGQIGYSLLFRIASGSMFGPDQPVALRLIEIEPGMAALGGVVMEIDDCAFPLVHSITPTSDINEGFKGVNWALLVGSVPRKAGMERKDLLNINGKIFTGQGQAIAKNAASDVRVLVVGNPCNTNCLIAMNNAKDVPADRWFAMTRLDENRAKSQLAAKAGVHVSEVSNVAIWGNHSATQYPDFYNAKIGGKAATDVIKDEAWLQGEFISTVQQRGAAIIKARGSSSAASAANAVVDTVRSLTTPTPAGDWTSVAVCSDGSYGVEKDIITSFPIRSNGSKWEIVQGVPVNEFSQGKINATIQELKEERDAVKELGLI, from the coding sequence ATGAAGTCACCCATCACTGTCGCTGTCACTGGAGCCGCTGGCCAGATTGGCTACTCTCTTCTTTTCCGCATTGCCTCTGGCTCCATGTTCGGCCCGGACCAGCCCGTGGCGCTGCGACTCATTGAAATTGAGCCCGGCATGGCGGCTCTCGGCGGCGTGGTGATGGAAATCGACGACTGCGCTTTCCCCCTGGTGCACAGCATCACTCCCACCAGCGACATCAACGAAGGCTTCAAGGGCGTGAACTGGGCGCTGCTGGTCGGCTCCGTGCCCCGCAAGGCCGGGATGGAGCGCAAGGACTTGCTGAACATCAACGGCAAGATCTTCACCGGCCAGGGCCAGGCGATTGCCAAGAACGCCGCGTCCGACGTGCGTGTGCTCGTGGTGGGCAACCCCTGCAACACGAACTGTCTCATCGCGATGAACAACGCCAAGGACGTGCCGGCAGACCGCTGGTTCGCCATGACGCGCCTTGATGAAAACCGCGCCAAGTCGCAGCTCGCCGCCAAGGCGGGCGTGCATGTGAGCGAAGTGAGCAATGTGGCCATCTGGGGCAACCACTCCGCCACGCAGTATCCTGACTTCTACAACGCCAAGATTGGCGGCAAGGCAGCAACGGATGTCATCAAGGACGAAGCGTGGCTGCAGGGTGAGTTCATCAGCACCGTGCAGCAGCGCGGCGCAGCCATCATCAAGGCCCGTGGCTCCTCCTCCGCCGCCTCCGCCGCGAATGCCGTGGTGGACACCGTGCGCTCCCTGACCACCCCGACGCCGGCAGGCGACTGGACCAGCGTGGCCGTGTGCTCCGACGGCAGCTACGGCGTGGAGAAGGACATCATCACCAGCTTCCCCATCCGCAGCAACGGCTCCAAGTGGGAAATCGTGCAGGGTGTGCCGGTGAATGAATTCAGCCAGGGCAAGATCAACGCCACCATCCAGGAGCTCAAGGAAGAGCGTGATGCGGTGAAGGAACTTGGCCTGATTTAA
- a CDS encoding GxxExxY protein: MMTVRELCDVVRSTAFAIHVYHGSGHLEKVYENGLAHRLRKLGLDVQQQQPIPVLDQDGTVLGDYYADLVVEGVVLVELKAVKTLLQVHVAQVLGYLKSTRMEHGLLMNFGAPKFQIRKYAYSQHASEMTPDY, encoded by the coding sequence ATGATGACCGTCCGGGAACTGTGCGATGTGGTACGCTCGACCGCGTTTGCGATTCATGTGTACCATGGGAGTGGGCATCTTGAGAAAGTCTACGAGAACGGATTGGCGCATCGCCTGCGGAAACTGGGGTTGGATGTCCAGCAGCAGCAACCCATCCCGGTTTTGGATCAAGATGGTACGGTCTTGGGAGACTACTATGCGGACCTGGTCGTGGAGGGTGTAGTGTTAGTGGAACTGAAGGCGGTTAAAACGTTGCTTCAGGTCCACGTCGCTCAGGTCCTTGGCTACCTGAAATCCACCCGTATGGAGCACGGCCTCCTCATGAACTTCGGAGCTCCGAAGTTTCAGATTCGGAAGTACGCCTACAGCCAGCACGCTTCAGAAATGACTCCGGACTATTGA
- the pyrF gene encoding orotidine-5'-phosphate decarboxylase: MTYLEKLQARITKSNSNLCVGLDVRADKADDTTRKFLLDVIEQTAPFAAAFKPNAAYFEAMGWEGMKLLEEIIEAIPSDIPVVLDVKRGDIGETQRYYAKACFDVLKADAVTLNPFMGRDTLEPFLAYQEKGFYLLAVTSNVGAKDIELLKDEHGRHIFQHVTEMAGLSTQGGLVVGLTNAVHILPLIPDVPLLIPGLGAQGGDVAALKGSERKAPLLINVSRGVLYDKPELSFAEKAEAWARVIRGE, from the coding sequence ATGACCTACCTCGAAAAGCTCCAGGCCCGCATCACCAAGTCCAACAGCAATCTCTGCGTGGGGCTCGACGTCCGCGCGGACAAGGCGGATGACACGACGCGGAAGTTCCTCCTGGATGTCATCGAGCAGACTGCGCCTTTCGCCGCGGCCTTCAAGCCGAACGCGGCCTACTTCGAGGCCATGGGGTGGGAGGGCATGAAGCTTCTGGAAGAGATCATCGAAGCCATCCCCAGTGACATCCCGGTCGTGCTGGATGTGAAGCGCGGTGACATCGGCGAAACGCAGCGCTACTACGCAAAGGCCTGCTTCGATGTGTTGAAGGCTGATGCGGTCACGCTGAATCCCTTCATGGGGCGCGACACTCTGGAGCCGTTCCTTGCCTATCAGGAGAAGGGTTTCTACCTGCTCGCCGTGACTTCTAATGTGGGAGCGAAGGACATCGAACTCCTCAAGGACGAACACGGTCGCCACATCTTCCAGCATGTGACTGAGATGGCGGGCTTGTCCACGCAAGGCGGACTCGTGGTGGGCCTCACCAATGCGGTCCACATCCTGCCGCTCATCCCGGATGTTCCTCTCCTCATCCCCGGCCTCGGTGCGCAGGGTGGAGATGTCGCAGCGCTGAAGGGCAGCGAACGCAAAGCGCCCTTGCTCATCAATGTCTCGCGAGGGGTGCTCTATGACAAACCCGAGTTGAGCTTCGCCGAAAAAGCAGAGGCGTGGGCGAGGGTGATCAGGGGAGAGTAG